From the Marinomonas sp. THO17 genome, one window contains:
- the ureE gene encoding urease accessory protein UreE yields MDIYTRLGTHCHDPVFTTVTLDAEQRERGRLKLTGANGDTVRVFLERGKPLLVGEFLRSECGKIIQVEGALEAVAHASCDNWTVFSKACYHLGNRHTKVEVGERWLRIKPDHVLEDMLHLLGLVVSHEEAVFNPESGAYSHGHHHH; encoded by the coding sequence TTGGATATTTATACGCGTTTAGGAACCCATTGCCATGACCCTGTGTTTACTACAGTCACCTTGGATGCTGAGCAGCGTGAGCGTGGTCGCCTGAAGTTAACGGGTGCCAATGGTGACACGGTTCGAGTCTTTTTGGAGCGGGGTAAACCTTTATTGGTCGGGGAATTTTTGCGTTCTGAGTGTGGCAAGATCATTCAAGTAGAAGGTGCGTTAGAAGCTGTTGCCCATGCCAGTTGCGACAATTGGACGGTATTTTCTAAAGCCTGTTATCACTTGGGCAACCGTCATACCAAGGTAGAAGTGGGTGAACGTTGGTTACGCATTAAGCCGGATCATGTATTAGAAGACATGTTGCATTTATTGGGCTTAGTGGTTAGCCATGAAGAAGCGGTGTTTAATCCAGAATCTGGAGCTTACAGTCATGGTCATCACCACCACTGA
- a CDS encoding urease accessory UreF family protein, translated as MVITTTDQSLLRLLQLSSVSLPVGGYAFSQGLEYAIEKAWLSKQADVAQWTQVQLLHAFARVDLPILRLAMAAWYEQDDSKLVALNDLVLACRETKELRLNDTAMGEALARLMRSLSIATPFQRIEQVSFVILFAVAACHWKIEFDTAALGFTWSWLENQIAAATKLVPLGQTQAQQLLGELQPVISEAIQIAKHIEEDDIGAGLPALAIASSLHETQYTRLFRS; from the coding sequence ATGGTCATCACCACCACTGATCAGTCCTTGCTACGCTTGCTGCAGTTAAGCAGTGTCAGCTTGCCCGTGGGTGGTTACGCCTTTTCTCAAGGCTTGGAATACGCGATTGAGAAAGCTTGGCTGAGCAAACAAGCGGATGTGGCACAGTGGACGCAAGTGCAATTATTGCATGCTTTTGCTCGGGTGGATTTGCCTATTTTACGTTTGGCCATGGCCGCTTGGTATGAGCAAGATGACAGCAAGCTGGTGGCCTTGAACGACTTGGTATTGGCTTGTCGCGAGACCAAAGAACTGAGATTAAACGATACTGCCATGGGGGAAGCCTTAGCGCGTCTGATGCGCAGCTTGTCGATTGCAACCCCGTTTCAGCGCATTGAGCAAGTCAGTTTTGTGATCTTGTTTGCGGTGGCCGCCTGCCACTGGAAAATCGAGTTCGATACCGCGGCATTGGGTTTTACTTGGTCTTGGCTGGAAAACCAAATTGCGGCGGCTACTAAGTTAGTTCCTTTAGGGCAAACGCAAGCGCAACAATTGTTAGGTGAGTTACAACCCGTGATCTCAGAGGCGATTCAGATAGCAAAACACATAGAGGAAGATGACATAGGGGCAGGTTTACCCGCTTTGGCCATCGCCAGTAGTTTGCACGAAACCCAATACACAAGGTTGTTTCGTTCATGA
- the ureG gene encoding urease accessory protein UreG: protein MTKPKQTLRVGVGGPVGSGKTALLRSLCSAMREHYQIAVVTNDIYTQEDAKFLTRHEALEADRIIGVETGGCPHTAIREDASMNLAAIDELVERHGELDVVFVESGGDNLSATFSPELSDLTLYVIDVSAGDKIPRKGGPGITKSDLLIINKIDLAPLVGASLEVMDKDAKAQRGARPFVFSNLKAAQGLDDIIQFIVSEGMLEAKSLPPAKAVV from the coding sequence ATGACAAAACCAAAACAAACTCTGCGGGTGGGTGTGGGTGGCCCTGTGGGGTCAGGAAAAACCGCCTTGTTACGCTCTTTGTGTTCTGCCATGCGTGAGCATTATCAGATCGCAGTGGTCACCAATGATATTTATACACAAGAAGACGCGAAATTTTTGACGCGCCATGAAGCCTTAGAGGCGGATCGTATTATTGGTGTGGAAACGGGAGGATGTCCACATACGGCCATTCGCGAAGATGCTTCTATGAATCTGGCGGCCATTGATGAATTGGTTGAACGTCACGGTGAGTTGGATGTGGTGTTTGTGGAATCGGGTGGGGACAACTTGAGTGCCACTTTCAGTCCTGAATTATCTGATTTAACCCTGTATGTGATCGATGTGTCAGCAGGCGATAAAATTCCCCGTAAAGGTGGCCCTGGCATTACCAAATCGGATCTTTTGATCATCAATAAGATAGATTTAGCGCCATTAGTCGGTGCCTCTTTAGAGGTGATGGACAAAGATGCCAAGGCGCAGCGCGGTGCTCGTCCTTTTGTCTTTTCAAACTTAAAAGCGGCTCAAGGTCTGGACGACATTATTCAATTCATTGTCTCAGAAGGCATGTTGGAAGCGAAAAGCTTGCCACCTGCCAAAGCGGTTGTGTAA
- a CDS encoding HupE/UreJ family protein has translation MKYLISKSCVALVLVLSTNLTLAHSGHGEGMLGLAGFVHPFTGLDHLLAMFAVGVWATNLGGRALWAVPLSFIAMMLGGGVLAFMDVNVPFIEQGIVMSVMVFGILLLAAKHLPLWCSLLLTASFAVCHGAAHGLEMPVTASAGSYTLGFVLATALIQAVGLGVGRWFQQQGMQRLNQVLGGVIAGTGMALAII, from the coding sequence ATGAAATATCTCATCTCGAAATCTTGTGTGGCCTTGGTTCTGGTTTTGTCGACAAACCTGACATTAGCGCATTCGGGGCATGGCGAAGGCATGCTTGGATTAGCTGGTTTTGTGCATCCTTTTACCGGCTTGGATCACTTATTGGCCATGTTTGCCGTGGGCGTTTGGGCGACAAATTTGGGTGGCCGTGCCTTGTGGGCGGTGCCTTTGTCTTTTATAGCAATGATGTTGGGCGGTGGAGTATTGGCTTTCATGGATGTGAATGTGCCTTTCATTGAGCAAGGCATTGTGATGTCGGTGATGGTATTCGGTATCTTGTTGCTTGCCGCTAAACATTTACCTTTATGGTGCAGTCTTCTACTTACCGCCAGTTTTGCCGTATGCCACGGTGCGGCACATGGTTTGGAAATGCCAGTGACGGCTTCTGCTGGCTCCTATACTTTGGGCTTTGTTTTAGCAACGGCTTTGATTCAGGCTGTTGGCCTAGGGGTTGGGCGCTGGTTTCAGCAACAGGGTATGCAGCGGCTTAATCAAGTATTAGGTGGCGTTATTGCGGGGACCGGTATGGCTTTGGCTATTATTTAA